One genomic segment of Arachis duranensis cultivar V14167 chromosome 4, aradu.V14167.gnm2.J7QH, whole genome shotgun sequence includes these proteins:
- the LOC107484792 gene encoding uncharacterized protein LOC107484792: MAENLDDGEFWLPPQFLVDNDDDGTASFPSNEDSLYHSSGDDFVFPFGFSTGAASSDLSSPISGSSETESDEDDHLHRVAELTHQGGYASGSPQSTLCALRCGKGSSEGSPSSVCNLCSAKATWDLLHAAAGEVERMRLSQQQQQQQPQLPSYPYNPSPSIPNTAAGANSDFSFYTQQALSHQKQFQIAQIQMLRQQHESVWGGKGVYQQRQSNQMGARNRGGRSVRPLGLSPSAWPSLHAAKNQNKHHKHHNQQQQQQYGSGMRAVFLTNPSTTRECAGTGVFLPRRVDTPETKKKPACATVLVPARVAQALNLNVDDMVGCLPHRFNSSSNMEEHVVSPRLRSNYVHTSQQKRNVRPQHALNSNNEIKLPQEWTY, encoded by the exons ATGGCTGAAAATTTGGACGACGGTGAGTTTTGGCTTCCGCCGCAGTTTCTCGTCGACAACGACGACGACGGAACGGCCTCGTTCCCCTCGAACGAAGACTCGCTGTACCACTCTAGTGGCGACGATTTTGTGTTTCCCTTCGGCTTCTCTACCGGGGCCGCTTCCTCTGACCTAAGCTCTCCCATCAGTGGCTCCAGCGAGACCGAGAGCGACGAGGACGACCATCTCCACCGAGTCGCCGAGTTGACTCACCAA GGCGGTTACGCATCTGGTTCGCCACAATCGACGCTATGCGCCTTACGGTGCGGGAAGGGGTCGAGCGAGGGAAGTCCTAGCAGCGTTTGCAACCTCTGCTCCGCAAAGGCCACATGGGATCTCCTGCACGCGGCTGCAGGGGAAGTCGAAAGGATGCGCCTctcccaacaacaacaacaacagcaaccacAATTACCATCTTACCCCTACAACCCTTCCCCTTCCATTCCCAACACAGCCGCCGGCGCCAATTCGGACTTTTCTTTCTACACTCAGCAGGCACTCTCCCACCAGAAGCAGTTTCAAATTGCACAA ATTCAGATGCTGAGGCAGCAACACGAATCAGTGTGGGGTGGTAAAGGTGTTTACCAACAGAGGCAGAGTAACCAAATGGGAGCAAGAAACAGAGGAGGAAGAAGTGTTAGGCCACTTGGCTTGTCTCCATCTGCATGGCCTTCGTTACATGCTGCCAAGAACCAGAACAAGCACCACAAGCACCATAATCAGCAGCAACAGCAGCAGTACGGTTCTGGAATGAGGGCTGTGTTCCTCACCAACCCTTCCACTACCAGGGAATGTGCTGGCACTGGCGTTTTCCTCCCCCGTCGTGTTGATACCCCTGAAACCAAAAAGAAGCCAG CGTGTGCGACGGTGTTGGTTCCAGCTAGAGTGGCGCAAGCCCTAAATCTGAATGTTGATGACATGGTGGGGTGCCTGCCGCATCGATTCAATTCCAGTTCAAACATGGAAGAACATG TTGTTAGTCCAAGGCTCAGAAGCAATTATGTCCATACGTCTCAGCAGAAGCGCAACGTGAGGCCCCAGCACGCACTCAACAGTAACAATGAAATCAAGCTGCCGCAGGAGTGGACGTATTGA